In Acidobacteriota bacterium, the genomic stretch CGAGGAGCGTGTCGGCACGCGTCGTGAACACGCGGATGTCGTCGCCCGCGTCGATGTCCGGGAACACGATCTCCGCGCCCTCGGAGCGGCCGATCCAGTTCGCCTGCATGAGCCGCACGCGCTCCGGCCAGCCCGCGAGGCCATCGAGCGCGGCGAGCAGTTCCTCCGCGTAGCGCGTGATGCCGAGGTAGTACATCGGGATCTCGCGCTTCTCGACCGGCGCGCCCGTGCGCCAGCCGCAGCCGTCGATGACCTGCTCGTTGGCCAGCACGGTCTGGTCGACCGGATCCCAGGTCACGACGCCAGTCGTCTTGTAAGCAACGCCCTTCTCGAGCATGCGCAGGAACAGCCACTGGTTCCAGCGATAGTACGCGGGGTCGCAGGTCGCGACCTCTCGACGCCAGTCGATCGCGAAGCCGAGCGCCTTCAGCTGGCGCTTCATGTACGCGATGTTGTCCCAGGTCCACTTCGCCGGCGGCACGCCGTTCGCCATTGCGGCGTTCTCGGCCGGCAGGCCGAACGCATCCCAGCCCATCGGCTGCAGCACGTTCGCACCCTGCATGCGCATGAAGCGCGACAGCACGTCGCCGATCGTGTAGTTGCGCACGTGGCCCATGTGCAGCCGCCCGCTCGGGTACGGGAACATGGACAGGCAGTAGTACTTCGGGCGGGCCGGATCTTCAGTGACGGCGAACGAGGCGTGCTCGTCCCAGTGGCACCGGGCGGCGGCTTCGACGGCTGCGGGTTCGTAGCGTTCTTCCATGGGCCTGGACGGGAATGCGGGTCGGGAACGGGGCGGCAAGGATATCAGGAGGCCGTCCGGGCCGGGCCGCCGCGGCGCCTCCCGGTGAGCGCGATGGCGAGCCCGCACCACGCGAGGACCAGCACGGGCCAGTTCCCCGTGCGCGCGTAGGGCGTGACACCGGTCATCGGCGTCACCCGCGCCCGCAGGATTTCGGGCACGAACTGCGGAGCGCGGGCGACGACCCGGCCATCCGGCGCGATGATGGCCGTGATGCCGTTCGAGGTCGCGCGCGCGAGGTAGCGACCCGCTTCGCGGGCGCGGAACCGCGCCATCTGGAGCTGCTGATGCGGCGCGGTGGAATCGCCGAACCAGGCATTGTTCGTCACGTTCACCAGGAGCTCCGACTCGCCCAGTGTCGCGAGCTGCTCCGATCCGTAGGCATCCTCGTAGCAGATGGTCGGTGCGATGTGGATGCCCGCGGCAGAGAGGGGCGCCTGGCGCTCGGCACCCGGCGACATGTCGACATAAGGCAGGCTCATGAGCCGCATCCACCCGCGCACGAATTTCGGCACCGGGAAGAACTCGCCGAACGGCACGAGACGACGCTTGTAGTACCAGGTCGTCCCGTCCGAGAACGCGACCATGCCGTTGTAGAAGCGGTTGGTCGCGAAGTCGAGGCGGAGCAGGCCGAGGATCAGGTCCGAGCCGTGCGCGCGGGCGTCACGCCAGATGGCGTCCAGGTAGTCCGACGCTTCGTGGGCGAGCACGGGCAGCGCCGCCTCGGGCCACACGATCAGCCTGGCGCCGAGGGCCTTGCGCGTCATGTCGCGGTAGAGGTCCAGTGTGGCGGCACGGTTGTCGTCCTGCCACTTGAGGTCCTGCGGGATCGCGCCCTGCAGCAGCGCGACATCGAAGGGCGCGCCTGCAGGCCGCGTATAGCTGCGACCGTCGAGCACCACGCTGCCGCCGGCCGCCGTGACGAGCACGATCGCCGCGGCGATGCGCGCCCGACCCGGCATGCAGGCCATCACGACGAGCGCTGCTGCCACGAGCAGCGTCACGAGCGTCACACCGTGCACGCCCGCAACCGGCGCCAGCGCCGCGAGCGGCGTGTCGCTCTGCGAATAGCCGAGCTGCAGCCACGGGAAGCCGCTGAACAGCCAGCCACGCGTCCAGTCGACGAGCAGCCAGGCGCAGGGCACGCCTAAGAGCATTCCCACCGGTGTCGCCGGCCGTAGCCAGCGCGCGGTCGCGTATCCCAGCAGCCCGTAATAGGAGGCCATCAGCGCGACGAGACCGAGCATGAGGAACAGGGCCAGCCACACCGGTGCGAGGCCGAAGACGTGGATCGCCGTGTACAGCCAGTAGGTGCCCGGCACGAACATGCCGGCTGCCCAGAGGAAACCGAGCCGGAACGCCTCGCGAGGTGTTGCGTCCCGCCACAGCCACATGACCAGCGCCGGCCCGAGGAAGGCGAATGGCCACCAGGACGAG encodes the following:
- a CDS encoding class I tRNA ligase family protein, which codes for MEERYEPAAVEAAARCHWDEHASFAVTEDPARPKYYCLSMFPYPSGRLHMGHVRNYTIGDVLSRFMRMQGANVLQPMGWDAFGLPAENAAMANGVPPAKWTWDNIAYMKRQLKALGFAIDWRREVATCDPAYYRWNQWLFLRMLEKGVAYKTTGVVTWDPVDQTVLANEQVIDGCGWRTGAPVEKREIPMYYLGITRYAEELLAALDGLAGWPERVRLMQANWIGRSEGAEIVFPDIDAGDDIRVFTTRADTLLGATYVAVAAEHPIALRAAETNSAVAAFVEECRRGGVTEAELATQEKKGLATGSFVRHPLTGEPLPVWVANYVLMGYGEGAV
- the lnt gene encoding apolipoprotein N-acyltransferase; translated protein: MAGGVATVLAFAPSSWWPFAFLGPALVMWLWRDATPREAFRLGFLWAAGMFVPGTYWLYTAIHVFGLAPVWLALFLMLGLVALMASYYGLLGYATARWLRPATPVGMLLGVPCAWLLVDWTRGWLFSGFPWLQLGYSQSDTPLAALAPVAGVHGVTLVTLLVAAALVVMACMPGRARIAAAIVLVTAAGGSVVLDGRSYTRPAGAPFDVALLQGAIPQDLKWQDDNRAATLDLYRDMTRKALGARLIVWPEAALPVLAHEASDYLDAIWRDARAHGSDLILGLLRLDFATNRFYNGMVAFSDGTTWYYKRRLVPFGEFFPVPKFVRGWMRLMSLPYVDMSPGAERQAPLSAAGIHIAPTICYEDAYGSEQLATLGESELLVNVTNNAWFGDSTAPHQQLQMARFRAREAGRYLARATSNGITAIIAPDGRVVARAPQFVPEILRARVTPMTGVTPYARTGNWPVLVLAWCGLAIALTGRRRGGPARTAS